The following proteins are co-located in the Silene latifolia isolate original U9 population chromosome 1, ASM4854445v1, whole genome shotgun sequence genome:
- the LOC141608025 gene encoding hsp70 nucleotide exchange factor FES1-like isoform X1, protein MGCVRLSLVLFIAIVISAMTVFGNDARVNKSTSRLFWSTGKEDGDLVRKADSEESVGLSENDELDGGFSSLDGMLQWAIGHSDPAKLKEIAQNVQRLSHDELKKRQIEIQELMEKLKMPSDAELMKIAINDLNNSSTSREDRLRALEELLLLVEPIDNANDFGKLGGLAAVVKQLDHVDPDVRKLAAWVLGKANQNNPTVQQQVVGNRGFLVLELGTLGKLIKMVKSDFAEEAIKALYAVSAIIRNNFSAQETFYAEGGDLMLKDILSNSAVDVRLRRRCVFLVGDLAESQLENKRKATLPFFSDHVFLKAVIDLTSSDDLDLQEKALIAIKSLLQLKSTGASVFKELCGLDEALVNMRRQLQQVMEDESRRDYAEDVEILRQEVELMFDNKLDKGAQVPT, encoded by the exons ATGGGTTGTGTTAGATTGAGCCTTGTCCTGTTTATAGCAATCGTAATATCTGCCATGACAGTGTTTGGAAATGACGCTCGTGTCAACAAGTCAACTTCTAGGTTATTTTGGTCAACTGGTAAAGAAGATGGTGACCTTGTAAGGAAGGCGGATTCTGAAGAATCTGTTGGGTTGAGTGAAAATGATGAACTTGATGGTGGTTTCTCTTCTCTAGATGGGATGTTACAGTGGGCAATAG GCCACTCTGATCCAGCAAAGTTAAAAGAAATTGCACAAAATGTGCAGCGTCTGTCACATGATGAGCTCAAGAAGCGCCAAATAGAAATTCAG GAATTAATGGAGAAGTTAAAAATGCCTTCTGATGCAGAACTGATGAAAATTGCAATAAATGATTTGAACAATTCGTCCACATCTAGGGAAGATCGACTTCGCGCTCTGGAAGAACTATTATTACTTGTTGAGCCCATAGATAACGCCAATG ATTTTGGCAAGCTTGGTGGTCTTGCTGCTGTTGTAAAACAGCTTGATCATGTTGACCCAGATGTGAGGAAACTTGCCGCATGGGTTCTTGGAAAAGCTAATCAAAATAATCCAACTGTTCAACAGCAGgttgttggaaataggggcttttTA GTTTTAGAGCTGGGTACGTTAGGAAAGCTTATAAAGATGGTCAAGTCTGATTTTGCAGAAGAGGCCATCAAAGCATTATATGCAGTTTCTGCTATAATCAGAAATAATTTCAGTGCACAGGAAACATTTTACGCAGAAGGGGGAGACTTGATGCTAAAG GATATTCTGAGCAATTCAGCAGTTGATGTTAGGCTACGGCGGAGATGTGTCTTTCTTGTAGGTGATTTGGCAGAGTCTCAATTAGAGAATAAGCGTAAAGCGACGCTTCCATTTTTTAGCGATCACGTCTTTTTGAAGGCGGTGATCGATCTAACATCTTCAGACGACCTCGATCTTCAAGAGAAG GCACTCATTGcaat taagagtCTACTGCAACTTAAATCAACTGGGGCTTCAGTATTCAAAGAATTATGTGGATTAGACGAGGCATTGGTGAACATGAGGCGGCAGCTACAACAGGTGATGGAGGATGAAAGTCGTCGAGATTATGCAGAGGATGTGGAAATCCTTCGTCAGGAGGTAGAGCTGATGTTCGACAATAAGCTGGACAAG GGAGCTCAAGTTCCCACATAA
- the LOC141608025 gene encoding hsp70 nucleotide exchange factor FES1-like isoform X2: MGCVRLSLVLFIAIVISAMTVFGNDARVNKSTSRLFWSTGKEDGDLVRKADSEESVGLSENDELDGGFSSLDGMLQWAIGHSDPAKLKEIAQNVQRLSHDELKKRQIEIQELMEKLKMPSDAELMKIAINDLNNSSTSREDRLRALEELLLLVEPIDNANDFGKLGGLAAVVKQLDHVDPDVRKLAAWVLGKANQNNPTVQQQVLELGTLGKLIKMVKSDFAEEAIKALYAVSAIIRNNFSAQETFYAEGGDLMLKDILSNSAVDVRLRRRCVFLVGDLAESQLENKRKATLPFFSDHVFLKAVIDLTSSDDLDLQEKALIAIKSLLQLKSTGASVFKELCGLDEALVNMRRQLQQVMEDESRRDYAEDVEILRQEVELMFDNKLDKGAQVPT, from the exons ATGGGTTGTGTTAGATTGAGCCTTGTCCTGTTTATAGCAATCGTAATATCTGCCATGACAGTGTTTGGAAATGACGCTCGTGTCAACAAGTCAACTTCTAGGTTATTTTGGTCAACTGGTAAAGAAGATGGTGACCTTGTAAGGAAGGCGGATTCTGAAGAATCTGTTGGGTTGAGTGAAAATGATGAACTTGATGGTGGTTTCTCTTCTCTAGATGGGATGTTACAGTGGGCAATAG GCCACTCTGATCCAGCAAAGTTAAAAGAAATTGCACAAAATGTGCAGCGTCTGTCACATGATGAGCTCAAGAAGCGCCAAATAGAAATTCAG GAATTAATGGAGAAGTTAAAAATGCCTTCTGATGCAGAACTGATGAAAATTGCAATAAATGATTTGAACAATTCGTCCACATCTAGGGAAGATCGACTTCGCGCTCTGGAAGAACTATTATTACTTGTTGAGCCCATAGATAACGCCAATG ATTTTGGCAAGCTTGGTGGTCTTGCTGCTGTTGTAAAACAGCTTGATCATGTTGACCCAGATGTGAGGAAACTTGCCGCATGGGTTCTTGGAAAAGCTAATCAAAATAATCCAACTGTTCAACAGCAG GTTTTAGAGCTGGGTACGTTAGGAAAGCTTATAAAGATGGTCAAGTCTGATTTTGCAGAAGAGGCCATCAAAGCATTATATGCAGTTTCTGCTATAATCAGAAATAATTTCAGTGCACAGGAAACATTTTACGCAGAAGGGGGAGACTTGATGCTAAAG GATATTCTGAGCAATTCAGCAGTTGATGTTAGGCTACGGCGGAGATGTGTCTTTCTTGTAGGTGATTTGGCAGAGTCTCAATTAGAGAATAAGCGTAAAGCGACGCTTCCATTTTTTAGCGATCACGTCTTTTTGAAGGCGGTGATCGATCTAACATCTTCAGACGACCTCGATCTTCAAGAGAAG GCACTCATTGcaat taagagtCTACTGCAACTTAAATCAACTGGGGCTTCAGTATTCAAAGAATTATGTGGATTAGACGAGGCATTGGTGAACATGAGGCGGCAGCTACAACAGGTGATGGAGGATGAAAGTCGTCGAGATTATGCAGAGGATGTGGAAATCCTTCGTCAGGAGGTAGAGCTGATGTTCGACAATAAGCTGGACAAG GGAGCTCAAGTTCCCACATAA
- the LOC141608041 gene encoding uncharacterized protein LOC141608041 isoform X1: protein MGKEGQLWDDSSLINAFDQAISKYKKMHGKGYKHSSTNDVSGDVISNTIDDRHNGNSNSNPKTAGDGSNSGSHVSVEAEEARNLGAVTENAVTDSQIPEERGLESYSIPAQDQSQNSSSTINLEEYNILYKQYYEIEEQRQKILQQMQHFNNEYYPYSGEASTAGVQCGTIHATQEYQGTSHMPCGAMVVSCCPCACQCSVASCSSLPFPSAGTCGAGPPSTKGLEVNPAVDNVDFVAEALGAAQRALSTLTDKTSDSAKENKLCNAMEENGDSETNLSEVLNAWYSAGFYTGKYLTEKSIAKKRHD, encoded by the exons ATGGGGAAAGAAGGCCAATTATGGGATGATTCCTCTCTTATTAATGCATTTGATCAAGCTATTTCTAAGTACAAG AAAATGCATGGAAAAGGGTACAAACATAGTTCAACAAATGATGTTTCTGGAGATGTAATTAGCAACACCATTGATGATCGTCATAATGGTAACAGTAACAG TAACCCAAAAACGGCTGGCGATGGGAGTAATAGTGGTTCACACGTCTCAGTTGAAGCGGAAGAGGCAAGAAACTTGGGAGCAGTCACAGAAAATGCAGTTACAGATTCACAAATTCCcgaagaacgtggtctagaatcgTATAGTATCCCTGCTCAGGACCAGTCACAGAATAGTTCAAGCACTATAAATTTGGAAGAATACAATATTTTATACAAGCAGTATTACGAAATTGAAGAGCAAAGACAGAAGATTCTACAGCAAATGCAACATTTCAACAATGAGTATTATCCATATTCTGGTGAAGCCTCCACAGCTGGAGTGCAATGTGGCACCATTCATGCTACTCAAGAATATCAAGGTACAAGTCATATGCCTTGTGGGGCAATGGTTGTCTCTTGTTGTCCGTGTGCCTGTCAATGTTCGGTGGCTTCTTGCTCTTCATTACCCTTCCCTAGTGCGGGTACTTGCGGTGCTGGTCCTCCCTCTACAAAAGGTCTTGAGGTGAATCCAGCAGTTGACAATGTTGACTTTGTAGCAGAAGCATTAGGAGCTGCGCAGAGAGCTCTATCCACTTTGACGGACAAAACTTCTG ACTCAGCAAAAGAGAACAAATTATGCAATGCAATGGAAGAGAATGGTGATTCTGAAACCAATCTAAGCGAAGTTCTGAATGCCTGGTATTCTGCAGGCTTTTACACTGGCAA GTATCTCACGGAAAAATCCATTGCTAAGAAGCGACATGATTAG
- the LOC141608041 gene encoding uncharacterized protein LOC141608041 isoform X2, with protein MYNLTEKLMRGQRYNPKTAGDGSNSGSHVSVEAEEARNLGAVTENAVTDSQIPEERGLESYSIPAQDQSQNSSSTINLEEYNILYKQYYEIEEQRQKILQQMQHFNNEYYPYSGEASTAGVQCGTIHATQEYQGTSHMPCGAMVVSCCPCACQCSVASCSSLPFPSAGTCGAGPPSTKGLEVNPAVDNVDFVAEALGAAQRALSTLTDKTSDSAKENKLCNAMEENGDSETNLSEVLNAWYSAGFYTGKYLTEKSIAKKRHD; from the exons ATGTATAATCTCACTGAAAAGCTGATGCGTGGACAAAGATA TAACCCAAAAACGGCTGGCGATGGGAGTAATAGTGGTTCACACGTCTCAGTTGAAGCGGAAGAGGCAAGAAACTTGGGAGCAGTCACAGAAAATGCAGTTACAGATTCACAAATTCCcgaagaacgtggtctagaatcgTATAGTATCCCTGCTCAGGACCAGTCACAGAATAGTTCAAGCACTATAAATTTGGAAGAATACAATATTTTATACAAGCAGTATTACGAAATTGAAGAGCAAAGACAGAAGATTCTACAGCAAATGCAACATTTCAACAATGAGTATTATCCATATTCTGGTGAAGCCTCCACAGCTGGAGTGCAATGTGGCACCATTCATGCTACTCAAGAATATCAAGGTACAAGTCATATGCCTTGTGGGGCAATGGTTGTCTCTTGTTGTCCGTGTGCCTGTCAATGTTCGGTGGCTTCTTGCTCTTCATTACCCTTCCCTAGTGCGGGTACTTGCGGTGCTGGTCCTCCCTCTACAAAAGGTCTTGAGGTGAATCCAGCAGTTGACAATGTTGACTTTGTAGCAGAAGCATTAGGAGCTGCGCAGAGAGCTCTATCCACTTTGACGGACAAAACTTCTG ACTCAGCAAAAGAGAACAAATTATGCAATGCAATGGAAGAGAATGGTGATTCTGAAACCAATCTAAGCGAAGTTCTGAATGCCTGGTATTCTGCAGGCTTTTACACTGGCAA GTATCTCACGGAAAAATCCATTGCTAAGAAGCGACATGATTAG